The DNA window tgacgcgctGCCTACTGCGCCAACGAGGCTCGTGTAATTAGGCGTTCACCCACCATTATAAAGATGGAATGGTTTGAACAAGGAACAATTCCACATATTTTGGACAGTATATAAATAGAAAACAATGCTGCTTCCGTGGACTAAGAACATAAAGTCAACCTATATGCCAATACACTTAGCTAAAAGAGAGAAACGGAATCACAGTCAGGTGTACTGGAAAAATATTAAAatgcaacatacaacaatttttatgattttactgggttacagttcatatgaggaaatagtaattaggtcctaatctatggatttcacatgcaaGGGAATACAGCTatgtcacagatacctttaaaaaaatgggcctcacaatgggcctcaggatctcatcaaaGAGTTTTTGTGCATTAAAAATTCCCATCGATAAGGGCAATTCTGTTCGTTGTCCAttgtttatgcctgcccataccataatcccaccgccaccatggggcaaaCCGTTCACCCACACGGCATCATACACATGGATGTACTGCCAaactctctaaaacaacattgaaagtggctaatggtagagaaataaacattcaattctctggcaacagctcttgtGGATATTCCTGCACTCAGCATGCCAGTTTCACActccctcaaaatttgagacatccgtggcattgtgttgtgacaaaactgcacattataGAATGGCTTTtcattgtcctcagcacaaggtgcacctgtgtaatgatcatgctatttaatcagcttcttgacatgtcacatttgtcaggtggatggattatcttggcaaaggagaaatgctcactaacagggatgtaaacaaatgtctgcacacaatttgagagaaattgcATATGGGAAgtttctgggatgttttatttcagcacatgaaacaaggaccaacactttacttacatgttgcattcatatttttgttcagtgtatgttctTCAGAGAGATCAGACCAGGTAATATTACCTTTTTTTTTTGGTGTTGTGGTGGAATTTCTACACATAATCAATAATGAGGAGTGGAGTTAGCTTCTGGGTTAAATACTATCTCAGGATAGGTGCAACTTCAGATATGACGTACAATGGTTCCAAACACTAACCCCACACATCTTGTGCCAGACCTTGGGCCCCAAATACAAATAACTTGTTTTGTTCAGTACTAAGAACTTGGTACATTTGTTGTTACTTTGTTCTCTCCCCTAGTTCAAGTTGGAAACTATCTCCCCCTTGGAGGTGACTGACACAGACACTGTGGAGACAAGTGATTGGTTCCCCATTActcacaccatcccttcacatggtatGCAATAAAGACACACAGTTCACATATGGAAACAATGTTTCCTTCTGACCTCCTTTGCCATACTCCTTGCTGATATTCTGTATAGCAACAGGGACGTGATAGATAAGGCAGACTTCTCCCCTCTCTGGACCCAAGGTGACTGAGGCCCATGAGGGAGGAAGCGCAGCTGCCAACACCAGAGCCCGAAAGGAGATATTCTAATAACAGTTTCAACAGTTCAATCATGTAAGCATATTCTGCAGATAAGACATCTTAAATATCTGTATTACTTAGCTGATTCTGATTTCTCCACCACAATCTTTCCCCAGAAACAGGTTCCAAAACAGAACAATAGCTCTGTTACTGGTGTGCAGGATATAACCTTTAGTCTGTCCAGGATCAAGAGGAACCAGTCAGTTTCTGTCACATTCTCGGTTGAGTGCCCAGACATCATGGGttcattctacacacacacagaacagttaGAACAGGCCTATATCAATGCGCGCACACACCTTTCTATGTTATATGAGTTACTTTTTAACAATCTCAAGCCCAATGTCTAGGCTTGAAGGATATCTTAGTACACAAGCATTATTAAGGTTTAACATACATTTCCCTCAGGGTCAATAAACTATATCTTTGTTGTAAGTCACAGAAGTAATTTGCCCTTATCCCTGGGGCAAAGTAACTTTCCTGAATTGACCTCGAAAAGGGCAGTGTGTATTTTGGCAGGTGGTGTGGGATGAAAAGTCAGTGTTTCTGTGTTGAGAAAAACACTTCTCCACGTTGTCACAATCACACAGACAGCAAACTGCCCAACAAGTCATACACTGTGTGAGAAGAACCAGCGAGGTGTAGTAGCTAGCATCTGTGAACCTAACTATGTCTGAACTTGATGTCTCCCTTGGTTACTTTCTTGCTGTTGTGGCATTTGGTGGAGTCTTTAGAGTCCTTTTCAGAAAATGGCCTTGTTTGAGCTTTGCATTAGAGTTCACAACCTCATTTGTGCTGGTGGCATGCTTGCTGGAGGTGCAGACCATTATAGAGATTGGTGAGTGGGCAGAGGGACTGGGATCAGATGTTACTCTGACCCTACGGTTTGTGGTGCTGCTGACCCATGGTGTGATCTGTGCTGGAGCCACTGGAAACCCTTCCCTGACTCTGATGAATTTCCTGCTGCTGGAGACCCCTACTCTGCACACTCTGCTGGCTTTGGCTGCTCAGTTCCTGGGGGCACACCTGGCCCTGATTGTAGCTGGCTACTACTGGGCAATGGAGCTCAATGACATGCACATAATTAAGAACCTGCTATTCAGGGAGTGCAGCACAGCCCTGCGTGTCTCCCTGGTGCAGGGGGTctattgtgagtgtgtgtgtgcattcatctTTTATCTGATATACCTCAGCCTGAGATGTCGCGCTGCGTTGGTTCGGGTGCCTTTCTTTGCAGCTGTGCTCACCCTTCTCTCCCATGCAGGTAAGTAGCCCACGATGACAACCATCGCGCCTCAAATATAGAAAGACATTTCAGTAGAGATAATCATTAAAGTTGCATAGGCCTATATGCTGTTTTCTTTGTGTTATATTTGTTTGTCAGAGCAAAATCTATTTCTGCATCCCGTTTCGATAACTCATCTTTCTATGCATGTCAGCCAGTGGTTATACCTCAGCTTTCCTGAACCCCTCCCTGGCCTATGGCCTTACCTTCTACTGTCCTGGGTTTACCTTTACGGAGTACTCAGTGGTCTACTGCCTTGGGCCCATTATTGGTAAGTCAAATCAGAAATTGTTCATTATATACAAACCCCTAATAAAAGTATACCAATAGACCAAATGTAATTGCCAAAGGTAATGTGTGAAACAGGCTTTATGCATAACAATGAGGCATAATTGCTTATCAAGCTGGTAATACAGATATCCTCTTTCAGGAATGACCCTGGCCCTTCTCCTGTACATGGGTCACATCCCCAGGATTTTTGCAAAGAATCTGCTGTATTCCCAGAAGACCCACATACAGGTGCCAACGGGGGACGGAGATGAAAAGAAAAAGTGAAAGAAAGACATCATCCACCTCAGCTGAGGCAAAATAGGACATATGAGTGCATTAGGAACACACTACTCAATTTTGTTCCTATTGGGAGAAGATATTTCATTAGGaacggtagggtagcctagtggttagagcattggactagtaaccgcaaggttgcaagttcaaacccccgagctgacaaggtacaaatctgtcgttctgcccctgaacaggcagttaacccactgttcctaggccgtcattgaaaataagaatttgttcttaactgacttgcctagtaaaattaaaTGCACTGAGCATTATATTCAACAGCCTATTCTCTCCTTAAGTTACTGACAAAAAAGGTGTGGGCTGTAGAACATCTGTACATTTATGATAGATAGTACAAGTTACAACTCATATCGCCTGTGTTCTTACAGAAGTAATAAAtcaattaaaaataaatgtttatgaaAAGGACATTTAACATTGGTTGTCGTTCATGAACTTCCTGTACACTGTGAGCACGTTGAGGTAGACGAaacatcaaatgtatttttaaacaaCCATTACAATGACAACCTGTTACATCATACCACTGATGTAACAGGTTGTCactggcaacaaaaaaaaatgcatcatattcaaacatttatgatatagttaaaaaatatatgtgtCAGTGCCACACAAAGCAGCTATGTCCAGTTGTGAATGGGCTACTGAGGCCCCAGGGCTCAGGTTTTGGGCTTGGATGGAGGCACCTGGTGCTGGGTAGAGGAAGGCCCTGTGGAGGATAGCTGCGATATGGGTCCATCTGCTTTCTCCTTCAACTCTTTAGTGGAGGGACCTTGTTCTGCAAAACAGAAAGGACAAAGGTTAAACACCATGGCCTCCCTCTGAGATGGACGAAAAGTGGCATAAAGAAACAGAAAACATTTTAGATTTTAAATGTTACATGTGAAGCTGAATTGTAATACACCTGCGTCTGAAATGACAGCCTAAGCTCCTGATTCATCCAGTCTTTCCCCACATAGctaaagttacagatgcacaaagatcatacccccaaaacatgctaacctctcacaataacaggggaggttagcatttttttgggggggggggtatgataCTTATGCCTCAAACTTTCTcgctcatcattattcacaattatcCATAATCATGTGACATCCACATTAACGTAGAGGTGTTCAGAAACATATAATACATCTTATTTAGAATCAAAGTGACAATACATTCTTTACCTtacatttctattgggcacaacaatctgaaacacaaccaaaacaaactacaAATGCACCCAACACGTTTGTAGTCACGAGCTTGATGTAGCCATTGCATGCTAGGaaaatgggaccaaatactacattTAATACACTAAGtaaatttgtccaaatacttatgacacTTTCAAATGGGTGGGGGCCTTCAGAAATAGTGCTTTCTAAATGATAAagcagatatgtatgaaaataccctcaaataaaaagtGTCATTCTGTGCTGTCACCTCGCAACACATTTGATCTCAAAGTACAGcattcaaaaggcactcgcacatctgagcaatctctttgcaggtgcatggcaacAGTTGGACAAGAGGAAGGAAAAAGGataccgcacactgctcttggtagtatcactgatatttaataagcttacgcatcggcctcacggccttcgtcagagcttttgttCGATTTTTGAAAATAGCACCCTTATGTAGACCTGGCCCCACCCACATCCATTCCACACATGGAAATCTCAAAGTACAGCACAAAATTAaaagttttagcttcactgtccaaatgaATATGTAGGAGAGTGTACATGACGGTACCTAGTTGTCCCCCCAATATGATACATAACTGCAATGTAGTGGAGTTGTTCCAGGGTAAAAATCACCTGGCTGTGATTGGTTCTCCAGCTGAGCCTCAGGTTGGTCCACCCACAGGCGATGCTCCGGATTGTTTAGGAACCTCTTGCACTGCCCACAGTGAAGACATCGCAGCACAGTCATGCGGTTTCTATGCTTAGTCCCTTGAGAGAGAAAAAGCTtgagttactccacaatacaatatgtcacttacagtgccttgcaaaagtattcggcccccttgaactttgcgaccttttgccacatttcaggcttcaaacataaagatataaaactgtatttttttgtgaagaatcaacaacaagtgggacacaatcatgaagtggaacgacatttattggatatttcaaactttttaacaaatcaaaaactgaaaaattgggcatgcaaaattattcagcccctttactttcagtgcagcaaactctctccagaagttcagtgaggatctctgaatgatccaatgttgacctaaatgactaatgttgataaatacaatccacctgtgtgtaatcaagtctccgtataaatgcacctgcactgtgatagtctcagaggtctgttaaaagcgcagagagcatcatgaagaacaaggaacacaccagtcaggtccgagatactgttgtgaagaagtttaaagccggatttggatacaaaaagatttcccaagctttaaacatcccaaggagcactgtgcaagcgataatattgaaatggaaggagtatcagaccactgcaaatctaccaagacctggccgtccctctaaactttcagctcatacaaggagaagactgatcagagatgcagccaagaggcccatgatcactctggatgaactgcagagatctacagctgaggtgggagactctgtccataggacaacaatcagttgtatattgcacaaatctggcctttatggaaaagtggcaagaagaaagccatttcttaaagatatccataaaaagtgttgtttaaagtttgccacaagccacaccaaacatgtggaagaaggtgctctggtcagattaaaccaaaattgaactttttggcaacaatgcaaaacgttatgtttgatgtaaaagcaacacagctcatcaccctgaatacaccatccccactgtcaaatatggtggtggcagcatcatggtttgggcctgcttttcttcagcagggacagggaagatggttaaaattgatgggaagatggatggagccaaatacaggaccattctggaagaaaacctgatggagtctgcaaaagacctgagactgggactgagatttgtcttccaacaagacaatgatccaaaacataaagcaaaatctacaatggaatggttcaaaaataaacatatccaggtgttagaatggccaagtcaaagtccagacctgaatccaatcgagaatctgtggaaagaactgaaaactgctgttcacaaatgctctccatccaacctcactgagctcgagctgttttgcaaggaggaatgggaaaaaaatgtcagtctctcgatgtgcaaaactgatagagacataccccaagcaacttacagctgtaatcgcagcaaaaggtggcgctacaaagtattaacttaagggggctgaataatttcacacacccaatttttcagtttttgatttgttaaaaaagtttgaaatatccaataaatgtcgttccacttcatgattgtgtcccactttttgttgattcttcacaaaaaaatacagttttatatctttatgtttgaagcctgaaatgtggcaaaaggtcgcaaagttcaagggggccgaatacttttgcaaggcactgtatgtaaagaCATTGGACTTCCACTCAGTACTTTCAAAATCTCATGAGGAtgatacatacagtggggcaaaagagtatttagtcagccacaaattgtgcaagttctcacacttaaaaagattagaggggccagtaattttcatcataggtacacttcaactatgacagacaaaatgagggaaaaaaatccagaaaatcacattgtaggatttttaatgaatttatttgcaaatcttggccccagtgatgtactggttaGGTGGCTGTCtatttagttatatatatatatatgccatgtAGCATATACA is part of the Oncorhynchus keta strain PuntledgeMale-10-30-2019 chromosome 26, Oket_V2, whole genome shotgun sequence genome and encodes:
- the LOC118359159 gene encoding ribonuclease P protein subunit p21-like, which produces MAGNVKDKEAFQRLNFLYQVRCVLSQTSENVELARFYCFTQKTIAKRLVLRQDPSVKRTLCKKCYFLLVPGVTATAKQRRTKHRNRMTVLRCLHCGQCKRFLNNPEHRLWVDQPEAQLENQSQPEQGPSTKELKEKADGPISQLSSTGPSSTQHQVPPSKPKT
- the LOC118359158 gene encoding aquaporin-12-like; the protein is MSELDVSLGYFLAVVAFGGVFRVLFRKWPCLSFALEFTTSFVLVACLLEVQTIIEIGEWAEGLGSDVTLTLRFVVLLTHGVICAGATGNPSLTLMNFLLLETPTLHTLLALAAQFLGAHLALIVAGYYWAMELNDMHIIKNLLFRECSTALRVSLVQGVYCECVCAFIFYLIYLSLRCRAALVRVPFFAAVLTLLSHAASGYTSAFLNPSLAYGLTFYCPGFTFTEYSVVYCLGPIIGMTLALLLYMGHIPRIFAKNLLYSQKTHIQVPTGDGDEKKK